Proteins from one Porites lutea chromosome 3, jaPorLute2.1, whole genome shotgun sequence genomic window:
- the LOC140929389 gene encoding uncharacterized protein produces the protein MERLLAMQRIQRQNDILQQFHMKLRSDTDPEPVTNYLYQAKIIDEYALEEILSMQTRRNKNKALLIKLRKVEDPNAFSQFVNGLEKEQPHLACILLKEENSRLYKLEKELVTERLLVLETKKEELKTKCKSLEEQLQFWPRTLQDSNLERSGYDERSGAAALSVNEDDNIREPLTSLENGDLATPLFDNSTRRQSQGMGQDQRSRPSTRLRNEFTKTKEYHFRHVRDFDTKGVIHYLGLNAGVSMWRNPARVPSSGVKVTYCDGEGREDPENILEYFNPVNSYTRSGWCLDLGKYYSLRLLTIL, from the exons ATGGAAAGGTTATTAGCCATGCAGAGAATACAGCGCCAAAATGACATTCTTCAACAATTCCATATGAAACTGCGGTCAGATACGGACCCAGAACCTGTGACAAATTATTTGTATCAAGCGAAAATTATTGATGAATACGCCTTGGAGGAGATACTTTCAATGCAAACACGTCGGAATAAGAATAAGGCTTTGCTCATTAAGCTCAGAAAAGTAGAAGACCCGAATGCTTTCTCACAGTTTGTGAATGGATTGGAAAAGGAACAACCTCATCTGGCTTGCATTCTTTTGAAAGAAG AGAATAGTAGACTCTACAAGTTAGAAAAAGAGCTTGTAACTGAACGGTTGCTGGTATTGGAAACAAAGAAGGAGGAGCTTAAGACCAAGTGTAAGAGTTTAGAAGAACAGTTGCAGTTCTGGCCGAGAACTTTACAGGACAGCAATTTGGAAAGATCAGGCTATGATGAAAGGAGCGGCGCTGCTGCTTTAAGTGTCAACGAAGACGACAACATAAGAG AGCCACTAACCAGTTTGGAGAACGGCGATTTAGCAACGCCGTTATTTGATAATTCAACGAGAAGGCAGTCGCAAGGAATGGGACAGGACCAAAGAAGTAGACCTTCGACACGTCTAAGAAACGAATTCACAAAAACTAAAGAAT ACCATTTCAGGCACGTGAGAGACTTTGATACTAAGGGAGTCATTCACTACCTTGGTTTAAATGCCGGCGTCAGCATGTGGAGGAATCCTGCTCGAGTACCATCTTCCGGAGTGAAAGTAACATACTGCGATGGGGAAGGTCGTGAAGACCCTGAAAATATCCTAGAATATTTCAACCCAGTCAACAGTTACACACGATCGGGTTGGTGTCTGGATTTAGGAAAGTACTACTCACTTCGGCTACTGACTATACTTTGA
- the LOC140931573 gene encoding uncharacterized protein, with product MQCEQVRESLPSKTERAVELATEKGASNWLTVIPIKEMNFNLSKREFRDAVKLRYDWEIADLPAMCTCGDLFTVDHAMVCRHGGLIIQRHNEIRDLEAEMLRMVCTDVETEPVLQEITGEELNRGANKAPDARLDVHARGFWDRQQFAFFDVRVCHPNADSYRELSPKQIFQLHENEKKRQYSRRVLEVEQGTFTPLVFTSTGGMADECKRFHSRLAELLALKKGDDYATTISWIRAKVSFAILRSALLCLRGTRRKRRAVNIYLTLTLHRKVRKPEFK from the coding sequence atgcagtgtgagcaagtgagggaatccttgcctagcaaaactgaacgcgcggtagagctagctacggagaaaggagcctcgaattggttgacggtgatcccgataaaggagatgaattttaacttgagCAAAAGAGAATTCAGAGATGCAGTCAAACTAAGGTATGACTGGGAGATCGCTGACCTACCGGCCATGTGCACATGTGGGGACTTATTTACCGTTGACCATGCTATGGTCTGCCGGCATGGGGGGCTGATCATTCAGAGGCACAATGAGATTAGGGACTTAGAAGCGGAAATGTTGCGCATGGTTTGCACCGACGTAGAGACAGAGCCAGTCCTTCAGGAGATCACTGGGGAAGAGCTAAATAGAGGCGCAAACAAAGCGCCTGATGCTCGACTAGATGTTCACGCTCGCGGGTTTTGGGACAGACAGCAATTTGCTTTcttcgatgttcgggtgtgccatccaaacgcagattcgtatcgagaactgtctccgaaacagatattccaactacatgaaaatgagaagaagaggcaatacagcaggcgggttttggaagtggagcaagggacattcacaccattagtctttacaagcacaggtggaatggccgatgaatgcaagagattccatagccgcctcgcagagctacttgcgttaaagaaaggagatgactacgctacaaccatatcttggataagggcgaaagtatcctttgcgatcctacgatcagccttgctgtgtctcagaggaaccaggagaaagagaagagcagtcaatatatatctgacattgacattacatcggaaagtgcgcaagccagaatttaagtag